A region of the Dehalococcoidales bacterium genome:
ATAAACTACCCTAGCGAAGCTGGCTCTCAGTAATCGACTACCAATGCGCCGCTCAGTATCTCCAGGCAGATCATCAACGGATCGATTTGTCGTCACCACCATGTGCAACCCGTTCACGTAGCGGTAGTCAACTATTTGCATCAGCTTCTCCACCGCCCATTCGGTGGGTTTCTGCGTCCCCAGGTCGTCAAGCACCAAGAGCGGCACCGTGAGCAAGAAATCCATCAGCCGGTCGTATTCCCCTTCACGGTTGTAGCTTGCCCGCAGTTCCTCAAGCATGAGCGGTACCAGCACGTAGCGTGCCGCTTGCCCCCTATCAATCCAACGCCGGCAGATAGCCACCGCCAGGTGGGATTTTCCCACATCGACCGGACCTACCAGCGTCAGCCACCTTAAATCGCCACGTCCTTCGGCAAGCTCTAGCGCCAGTCCGTAGGCTTCCTCAAGCGGTCCGCTAGAGTCAAAGTTCTCGAATGTCCAGCCAGCGGTAGCGGCCGGAAGCTGACACCGGCTCAGCATCTGCTTATACCGCTCTCGCAAAATCCGCTCCCGCGAGCACTCGCAGGGCACGGTCCGGTCATATCGCGGCTTACCCAACTCATCAATCGGATGTACTACCCCACCGCCGCCACAGATAGGGCAAGCAGCCTCTTCCTCACCGGAGTGGTTTGCTGGGGTCAAACGGGGTTGGCTTTCCGGAAAGCGGACCGCTTGGGCTAGCACGCTTTTTATCGAATCCATCGTCACCTCCTTTGCGATAGTTATTCAGGGCTACCTCCAAATCCAGGAACTTCTCCAAACCGCGCTTTAAGAAGTCCTTGAATGTCCACCGGTACTTGAAATAGCACCGCTCATCGTTGACAATGTGTGCGTAATTCTTGATCGCCTGGGAGATTTCCGCCGCGGAGAAATCCCTTGAGGCGGCCGCGAGGGCCCGCGTCATGTCACCTGTGAGCTTCCTGTGTCTAGTCACACCCAGTGAATTCCAGAGGTCAAATAATTCCCTGGCGTCGACTGAATTTTTATGATTGCCCCCTTTGGGGGCTATAGGGGTATAAATACTAGACTTAACTAAACTATACTTAACTATACTGTGCCTACCAGTGGTTGCCACCTGGTTACTAT
Encoded here:
- a CDS encoding ATP-binding protein encodes the protein MTPANHSGEEEAACPICGGGGVVHPIDELGKPRYDRTVPCECSRERILRERYKQMLSRCQLPAATAGWTFENFDSSGPLEEAYGLALELAEGRGDLRWLTLVGPVDVGKSHLAVAICRRWIDRGQAARYVLVPLMLEELRASYNREGEYDRLMDFLLTVPLLVLDDLGTQKPTEWAVEKLMQIVDYRYVNGLHMVVTTNRSVDDLPGDTERRIGSRLLRASFARVVYIDAPEYRIRERDAHASEA